Within the Nitrosococcus wardiae genome, the region GCAGCGCTGCCATAATAGATGCTATAGCCTTGTATTTGTCCTTGGGTGACCTTGAGAGGATCGACATCAAGGGCAATATAGGGCACATTGTAATCTTGCAGCAGACGGGCCACTGTTTGCCCCACCCGTCCAAATCCTCCCACGATGACATGGTTGCGCAAATCCTCGCTAGCGCTTTGAATGCGTTCCTTTTGGTTGGCCAGTGGCGGAGCTAGCCGGCGGGAGAAATAGGCGCCCAGGCTTGCCAGCCAGGGAGTTAGCACCATGCTAAGGCTGACCGTCACCAACAGCAGTTGGCCAATCTCCCCTGGGATAATCCCTAGATCCACGGCAAAGCCAAAGAGCACGAAGGCGAACTCGCCGCCTTGTGCTAGCAATAACCCGATATGAACCGCAATGGCCATGGGAAAGCCAAACAGCCGGCAAAGCAGGGCAAGCACTGCACATTTCAAGCTTAACAGGCCCGCCAGCAACAGCAGCACCGTACCGATTTGAGTCCATACCAGCTGTAAGTCAATCGTCATCCCCACCGACATGAAGAAAAGGCCCAGGAATAACCCTTTAAAGGGTTTGATGTCGCCTTCCACCTGGTGTCGGTATCGGGTTTCGGCCAACAGTAGCCCCGCCAGGAAGGCCCCCAGTTCCATTGACAATCCCATACGGCCCGTGGCCCAGCTGGTGCCCAATACGATGAGCAAAGTGGTGGCGACGAAGAGTTCACGATTATGGGTGTGGGCCACCAGATGATAGAGGGGGCCGAGCAGGAAGCGGCCGACGAGAAAAATCATCAAGAGGGCGAACACCGCTTTGGCTCCCGCTAGTCCCAGGGCTTTCCCAATATCGCCACCATCGCCGGCCAAGAGGGGCAGTAGGGCCATAAAAGGCACCACCGCCAAGTCCTGAAACAACAGCACGGCAAAGGCACCGCGGCCGGTGCGGCTGGTGTTTTCGCCCCGCTCGGCTAGGAGCTGTATCACCATGGCGGTTGAGGAAAAGGCTAAACCGCCGCCAATCAGAACCGCAGCTTCCATGGAACTGCCCAATTTATGAGCTCCATAGCCTATCAGCAGGGCGGTCAGGAGTACCTGAACGGTGCCCAGACCCAAAACTTCTCGGCGCATGCTCATTAAACGGAGGATGGATAATTCCAGACCAATGGCGAACAAAAGAAAGATGACCCCAAATTCTGCTACATGGGCGATATTGTCCACTTCCTTGATTAACCCCAGGACATGGGGGCCGATGATGGTGCCAGCAGCCAAGTAGGCAAGGATGGGGCTGACCCCTAGGGCTTGAAACAGGGGCACCAGCACCACCGCGGCCGTCAGGAAAATCAGCACCGGGGTAAAATCAAAGCCGTGTTCCATCGTGGAGAATGCTCCTGAGTATTTTTATTGGGGACCGCATGCAAGGGTAGCTTCTCCCCAAGGAAAAGTGATTACCCGCGCTAGGCGTTATGGTCTATATATTGATCAAGGTAGAGATTGAAACCGGCGTTGATTTTAACAGATTACGAGCCTAAGCCCGCTTTCCCCCCCGTGGAGACCGTCGAGCAGCCAGATGGAGCAGGCCCAGATGACCCGATTTTTACGCCCTGTCCGGGATCAATTCGGCGCTAAGGTTGCGGATTATCCCACCCGCTACGCCTGGTCGATCCAGTAACCTGAGAACTTTTGGACAGCGGTGTGGGATTTCTGTGAAGTAAAGCTTCCCAATCCTGGGAGACCGTCCTAGAAAATGGCGATAAGATGCCGGGGGCGCACTGGCTTGTGGGCAGCCGCAGCCGGTTGATCTTTGCCGAGAATTTGCTCCGCTACCGGAGAATTGTTGCCGAGGTACTTATTCAGTTGCTACGCGATGAAATCGCCCCATTCAAGCTTTGAGACGGCTATCGTAAGTGTTCGCGTTCTAGGTATTTTTCCTGATGCCGCGCCAAAAACATACATGATGGTCAAAGAAAGTATAAGGAGGCATTCATGTCCCAGCCCGCCAAGACTTCCCAATCACCGTTTCTTGATGTGACCAGCTTTTCAGCTCCAGAGGCTGAAACAAATCAGGAACACGCTCTGCCTTCAGCTCCGCTTCAGTCTGTCAGCCCTTTTGTTTCTGTTTATGAAATGGAAGACGGCGAGGAAAGAGTTGATCCGGAATCTGAAGAGTTCGTGCAATTCGTTTCTGAACTATACGATGAAGAATTCGATGAAGCTGTCTTTGAACTGGTCACTGAAGCCTCCGAGCTATATGACAATCAGTTTGTTTCCAAGTACCGGCATCCAGCCGAACAGGCAATGGAGGCCGAACGTATTTTGGAGGCGCATTTTTCGCCATTAGTCGGCGAGTTAGAGGTGCTTCTGGAGACAATGGCCGATGATATCGACCGCCGTGATCTCGAAGCTATGACTGAGACTGAAATAGATGCTTTCATTGACCACTATGCGCCCAGTCAGCCGCTTTCACCCGCCTTTGAAAACATTTTTGGTTGGGCAAAAAAGAAAGTTAAAAAAGCACTCAAAAAG harbors:
- a CDS encoding monovalent cation:proton antiporter-2 (CPA2) family protein, yielding MEHGFDFTPVLIFLTAAVVLVPLFQALGVSPILAYLAAGTIIGPHVLGLIKEVDNIAHVAEFGVIFLLFAIGLELSILRLMSMRREVLGLGTVQVLLTALLIGYGAHKLGSSMEAAVLIGGGLAFSSTAMVIQLLAERGENTSRTGRGAFAVLLFQDLAVVPFMALLPLLAGDGGDIGKALGLAGAKAVFALLMIFLVGRFLLGPLYHLVAHTHNRELFVATTLLIVLGTSWATGRMGLSMELGAFLAGLLLAETRYRHQVEGDIKPFKGLFLGLFFMSVGMTIDLQLVWTQIGTVLLLLAGLLSLKCAVLALLCRLFGFPMAIAVHIGLLLAQGGEFAFVLFGFAVDLGIIPGEIGQLLLVTVSLSMVLTPWLASLGAYFSRRLAPPLANQKERIQSASEDLRNHVIVGGFGRVGQTVARLLQDYNVPYIALDVDPLKVTQGQIQGYSIYYGSAAQIDVLKAAGLEWSRLLVMTLDQDPEKIQYLVSDLHRSHPDLEILVRGRDQIQSRQLHQAGATAVIPEALEASLQLSSLALKCWGIPPEAVEQTLEEIRREDYAPIVALLAERQKTAEG